CGGCTCACCGGCTTCGATCCGGCGATCCCGGCAAGCGCGCGCGAGGCGGCGCTCGCCCGCGCGCCGCAGGTCTTCGAGGCGCTGCATGCCAAGGCGCTGACCGTCGCCGGGAACGGCATGTTCTTCCACGAATGGTCGGACGCCGAATGCTGCCTGCCGAAGGGCGCGACGCGGGCGACGCTGGCGGGGAATTTCGACATGCTCGAAGCCGGCGACGTGCTGGTCTTCGAGGAACGGCTCGGGCCGCGCACAGGGCGGGCGGCGGATGCCGATCCCGCGAAGCGCCACGCGGTGCGGCTGACCGCGGTGCAGGCCGGGCTCAGCGACGACTTCGCCGAGGGCGGCCCCGCCGAGATCACCGAGATCCGCTGGGCCGAGGAGGACGCGCTGCCCTTCCCGCTCTGCCTCTCGGCGCTGCTCGACGAGGCGGCGGGCGGCGGGCTGCAGCGCGAGGTGAGCCACGCGCTCGGCAATATCCTCCTTGCCGATCACGGCGCGACCATCGAGGTGCCCGAACCGCTCGGTCCCGTGCCCGCGCCGCATTTGCAGTTGGTGCCCGCGGGTGGGGGCGATCCTTGCGAGCATCCGGAGCCGGAAAACGTGCCGCCGCGCTTCCGCCCCGCGCTGCTGCACGGTCCGGTGAGCCAGGTCGCGCCCTTCGATGAGGCTGCGCCCTCGGCCCGTGCCGCGACCGCGCTGGAGGGGGTGCAGCGCCAGCCGAAGATCACGCTGAGCGCCGACCTTCTGGACTGGCACGCGCAGCCCGACCTGCTGCAATCCGCGCCCGAGGACCGGCATTTCGTGCTCGAGACCGAGGCCGACCAGCGCGGGTTCCTGCGCTTCGGCGACGACCGGCTCGGCCGCCGCCCGGCTTCGGGCACCACGTTCGGGGCAGTCTACCGCGTCGGCAACGGAAGGGCGGGCAATGTCGGGGCCGAGGCGATTTCGCACGCGCTGACCGGGCTCGGCCAGATCACCCGGGTGCGCAACCCGCTGCCCGCGACCGGCGGGCGCGATCCCGAAACCATGGAGGAGGTGCGGCAGGCCGCGCCCTATGCCTACCGCCGGCAGGAGCGCGCGGTGACCGAGGAGGATTACGCCCGCATGGCCGAGCGCCACCGCGACGTGCAGCGCGCCGCCGCGACCTTCCGATGGAACGGCCACGGGCACACGGTCTTCGTCACCGTCGACCGCTTCGGCGGCCGCCCGGTGACGCCCGAGTTCGAGGCCGAACTTCTCGGCCAGCTCGACCCGGTGCGTATGGCGGGCTACGACCTCGAGATCGACGCGCCGCGCTTCGTGCCGCTCGAGCTGTCGCTCTTCATCTGCGCCGGGCACGACCATTTCCGTTCCGAGGTGCGCCGCGCGGTGTTCGAGGCGCTGTCGGCGGGCACGCTTCCCGGCGGCGGAAGGGGCTTCTTCCACCCCGACAACTTCACCTTCGGCACGCCGCTCTACCTCTCGGCGCTCTATGCCGCCGTCATGGCGGTCGAGGGCGTGGCCGCGGTCGAGGCACGGCTCTTCCGGCGGCGGGGCGTGCGCAATGCCATCGACCTCGAGGCCGGGGTCATCGGCTTCGGGCGCCTCGAGATCCTGCAGCTCGAGAACGACCGCAACTTCCCCGAGCGCGGCGTGCTGGCGATCGAGATGGGAGGCGGGAAATGACCGAGGCCCCGATCCGGATCGGACATGCCGACGAGGGCGCGACGGCGGATGCCTGCGGCTGCTGCGACGGCACCGCGCTCGCGACCGTGCAGCCGGTGGAGAACCGCCCGGGGCTTCCGGCCATCGCCTTCCGGGTCGGCGATCACGCGCGGTTCAAGGCCTCGATGCTCACCGGGCTCGCCTCGGCCGCGCATCCGGCGCTGGCGCGGCTGCGCACGCGCGAGGACGACGATTTCTCGATCGCGCTGATCGACGCCTGGGCGGCCTGCTGCGACGTACTGACCTTCTACCAGGAGCGGCTGGCGAACGAGTCCTA
The window above is part of the Salipiger sp. H15 genome. Proteins encoded here:
- a CDS encoding putative baseplate assembly protein, which gives rise to MIYHCCDPRRRERLLAAIDDGAAINGIDFLEVLDREPEDNPARQRTLILRFLAPAPLLTPDQIELSGGVRVTGIGIEWITRADAPDAPPAEPEIDAYLQALPEPDHVLAIRTSAAGDFSTYRLRFVSGPGALVPPAGIDHVLSEVAFSFKVECPSDFDCAPVHDCPEEPPRQPVLSYLAKDYQSFRRLMLGRMAQIMPGWQERSPADLGITLVEALAYTADRLSYAQDAAHTEAYLATARRRSSVRRHARLVDYRMDDGANARVWVHVATDADGVVVPAGTQFLTRLTGFDPAIPASAREAALARAPQVFEALHAKALTVAGNGMFFHEWSDAECCLPKGATRATLAGNFDMLEAGDVLVFEERLGPRTGRAADADPAKRHAVRLTAVQAGLSDDFAEGGPAEITEIRWAEEDALPFPLCLSALLDEAAGGGLQREVSHALGNILLADHGATIEVPEPLGPVPAPHLQLVPAGGGDPCEHPEPENVPPRFRPALLHGPVSQVAPFDEAAPSARAATALEGVQRQPKITLSADLLDWHAQPDLLQSAPEDRHFVLETEADQRGFLRFGDDRLGRRPASGTTFGAVYRVGNGRAGNVGAEAISHALTGLGQITRVRNPLPATGGRDPETMEEVRQAAPYAYRRQERAVTEEDYARMAERHRDVQRAAATFRWNGHGHTVFVTVDRFGGRPVTPEFEAELLGQLDPVRMAGYDLEIDAPRFVPLELSLFICAGHDHFRSEVRRAVFEALSAGTLPGGGRGFFHPDNFTFGTPLYLSALYAAVMAVEGVAAVEARLFRRRGVRNAIDLEAGVIGFGRLEILQLENDRNFPERGVLAIEMGGGK